A window of the Virgibacillus pantothenticus genome harbors these coding sequences:
- a CDS encoding pseudouridine synthase produces the protein MTNTHERLQKVIAQSGVTSRRKAEQLILDGKVKVNHKVVTTLGTKVKPDDTIEVDGVPLEKEAPVYYLLYKPRGVITSLKDDKGRKVITDLLGEVEERVFPVGRLDYDTSGILVITNDGEFANLLMHPRYQVDKEYVAKIKGIPEKAELAQLRKGVRSEQDILKAVHYRILETDKKKNHTILQLTLREGKNRHVRRMMEALGYPVLKLKREKYGLLTLDGLRPGEYRPLTPKEVKQMRQLAERNC, from the coding sequence TACAAAAAGTAATTGCCCAAAGTGGCGTGACATCAAGGAGAAAAGCAGAGCAACTCATTTTAGATGGAAAAGTGAAAGTAAACCATAAGGTTGTTACAACCCTAGGGACCAAAGTCAAACCTGATGATACCATTGAAGTAGACGGTGTCCCGTTGGAAAAAGAAGCACCAGTTTATTATTTGTTGTACAAGCCACGTGGCGTTATTACTAGCTTAAAAGATGATAAAGGAAGAAAAGTAATTACCGATCTGCTTGGCGAAGTAGAAGAACGTGTCTTCCCAGTTGGAAGATTGGACTATGATACATCAGGTATACTCGTTATAACCAATGACGGAGAATTTGCTAATTTACTTATGCACCCACGTTACCAGGTAGATAAAGAGTATGTTGCTAAAATAAAAGGAATTCCGGAAAAAGCAGAGTTAGCACAACTTCGTAAAGGGGTTCGTTCAGAACAGGATATTTTAAAAGCAGTCCATTATCGCATCCTAGAAACGGATAAAAAGAAGAATCATACTATTTTGCAATTAACTTTAAGAGAAGGAAAGAACAGGCATGTACGTCGAATGATGGAGGCCCTTGGCTACCCGGTTTTGAAATTAAAACGTGAGAAATACGGCTTACTGACATTAGATGGTTTAAGACCGGGAGAATACCGCCCATTAACTCCAAAGGAAGTAAAACAAATGCGACAATTAGCAGAGCGAAATTGTTGA
- the resA gene encoding thiol-disulfide oxidoreductase ResA, producing MSLEEMKRKKKNKKRNRFIFRSLILLVLVGAVVFAVVQNLQDDKIIYDVGDDAPDFQLEQINKYNDRETVRLSDLEGKGVMLNFWGTWCKPCEEEMPYMQKLYPKYKEKGVEIVAVSLDSTELVVDRFIDKYDLTFPIPHDRDSQVRDLYKVGPIPSTVFIDPQGKIVEVVNGALSLERLDGYLQKISPQ from the coding sequence ATGAGTTTAGAAGAAATGAAAAGGAAAAAAAAGAATAAAAAACGAAATCGCTTTATATTTCGGTCATTGATTTTACTTGTATTGGTTGGGGCAGTTGTATTTGCAGTCGTACAAAACCTACAGGATGATAAGATTATCTATGATGTTGGAGACGATGCTCCTGATTTTCAACTGGAGCAAATTAATAAATACAATGATCGGGAAACGGTTCGTTTAAGTGATCTAGAAGGAAAAGGGGTAATGCTTAACTTCTGGGGAACTTGGTGCAAACCATGTGAAGAAGAGATGCCTTATATGCAAAAATTGTATCCTAAATATAAAGAAAAAGGGGTAGAAATTGTTGCTGTTAGTCTAGACTCTACAGAACTAGTTGTAGACCGTTTCATTGATAAGTATGACTTGACTTTCCCGATCCCTCATGATAGAGATAGTCAAGTTAGAGATTTGTATAAAGTTGGCCCTATTCCAAGTACAGTATTTATCGATCCGCAAGGTAAAATTGTGGAGGTAGTAAATGGAGCATTAAGCTTAGAACGATTAGATGGTTATCTGCAAAAGATATCACCACAGTAA